Proteins encoded in a region of the Raphanus sativus cultivar WK10039 chromosome 8, ASM80110v3, whole genome shotgun sequence genome:
- the LOC108822468 gene encoding LOW QUALITY PROTEIN: pentatricopeptide repeat-containing protein At3g22470, mitochondrial (The sequence of the model RefSeq protein was modified relative to this genomic sequence to represent the inferred CDS: deleted 1 base in 1 codon), protein MVLMVRSAKALRSVHPRFMQTATLTTAFFNSRHEFFLSCCERGFSSLSSERNLSYKERLRSGLVGIKKDDAVHLLQSMLQSRPLPTIIDFTRLLSAVAKTKQYDLVLSLCRQMDATKGVSFELYTLNIMINCFCRRRELGFAFSVMGKILKLGYEPDTITFSTLVNGLCLQGRVSEAVAIVDRMVEMKVRPNLVTLNTLVNGLSLKGQVSEAVALVDRMVEHGCEPNACTYGPVLNSICKSGNTGLALDLLKHVESKVKLNVVLYSMVVDSLCKEGNLDDALNLFNEMETKGIEANVITYNTLIGSFCRAGRWDEGAKLLSDMITRNINPSVVTFSALIDCFVKEGKLKKAKELYNEMMARGVDPDTITYSTLIQGFCQAGKLDVAKELFQEMVSRGVEPSVVTYGILMDGLCDNGEVEEALEILDKMHKCKTDPGIGIYNIIIHGMCNASKVDDAWNLFCSLPLKGVKADVKTYTIMIGGLCKKGSLCEADMLFKKMKDEGIAPNDCTYNTMIRAHLGGSGVATSVELIEEMKRCGFSADASTMKMVIDMLSDGRLNKSFLDMLS, encoded by the exons ATGGTGTTGATGGTGCGGAGTGCTAAAGCTTTGAGATCTGTTCATCCTCGTTTCATGCAGACAGCTACTCTGACAACTGCTTTTTTCAACAGCCGACACGAGTTCTTCTTGTCTTGCTGTGAAAGAGGCTTCTCTAGTCTCAGCAGCGAGAGAAACCTCTCTTAcaaagagagattaagaagTGGGCTTGTTGGTATTAAGAAAGATGATGCAGTTCATCTCTTACAGTCCATGCTTCAGTCTCGTCCCCTTCCCACCATCATAGATTTCACTAGACTGCTTAGCGCCGTCGCCAAGACTAAACAGTACGATCTCGTCTTGTCTCTCTGCAGACAAATGGATGCAACGAAGGGGGTTTCGTTTGAACTCTACACTCTTAACATAATGATCAACTGCTTTTGCCGGCGCCGGGAACTCGGTTTTGCTTTTTCTGTAATGGGAAAGATCCTGAAACTCGGGTATGAGCCTGACACGATCACGTTCTCGACTTTGGTAAACGGGTTATGTCTCCAGGGTAGAGTTTCAGAAGCTGTGGCGATTGTTGATAGAATGGTGGAAATGAAAGTTAGGCCAAACCTCGTAACGCTCAACACTCTTGTCAATGGACTTTCTCTCAAAGGTCAAGTGTCCGAAGCTGTGGCACTAGTCGATCGGATGGTTGAACATGGATGCGAGCCTAACGCATGTACCTACGGACCGGTTCTGAACAGCATTTGTAAGTCTGGAAACACTGGCTTGGCTTTGGACTTGCTAAAACACGTGGAATCAAAGGTGAAGCTTAACGTAGTCCTCTACAGTATGGTCGTTGATAGTCTCTGCAAAGAAGGGAACCTCGACGATGCGCTTAATCTTTTCAATGAAATGGAAACGAAAGGGATCGAAGCAAATGTCATCACCTACAACACTCTCATAGGCAGCTTCTGTAGAGCGGGAAGATGGGATGAGGGTGCGAAGTTGCTGAGTGATATGATCACAAGGAACATCAACCCCAGTGTCGTCACGTTCAGTGCTTTGATCGATTGTTTTGTGAAAGAAGGAAAGCTTAAGAAGGCTAAAGAATTGTACAATGAGATGATGGCAAGGGGCGTAGATCCTGATACCATTACATATAGCACTCTCATCCAGGGGTTTTGTCAAGCGGGGAAACTTGATGTCGCCAAAGAACTCTTCCAAGAGATGGTTTCTCGCGGCGTTGAACCCAGTGTTGTGACTTATGGTATTTTGATGGATGGGTTGTGTGACAATGGAGAAGTAGAAGAAGCATTGGAGATACTTGATAAAATGCACAAGTGTAAAACGGATCCTGGTATTGGTATATATAACATCATCATTCACGGGATGTGTAATGCTAGTAAGGTAGACGATGCTTGGAACTTATTTTGTAGTCTTCCTCTCAAAGGTGTGAAGGCTGATGTGAAAACATATACTATAATGATTGGAGGACTATGTAAGAAAGGCTCGTTGTGTGAA GCAGATATgttgtttaaaaaaatgaaagacgAAGGGATTGCGCCAAATGATTGTACATACAACACGATGATCAGAGCTCATCTAGGAGGAAGTGGTGTAGCCACTTCAGTTGAACTCATAGAAGAAATGAAGAGGTGTGGGTTCTCTGCAGATGCTTCCACCATGAAGATGGTTATTGATATGTTATCTGATGGGAGATTGAACAAAAGCTTTTTGGATATGCTTTCTTGA
- the LOC108819128 gene encoding serine/threonine-protein kinase PEPKR2 — MRKKRKGSETDGSEELSCSTASRSSNFRSHFSLEGYARLKKRCKESDTVEEDSVGSFKRRLAGVATAPPCGASSLVSSGRGLKRKIGCIDVSTQTGRKNKIDDDYVFGPSIGKGKFGSVRICRSRNNGMDFACKTLKRGEETVHREIEIMQHLSGHPRVVTLHAVYEELDCFHLVMELCSGGRLVDQMVKKGKYSEQRAANVFKDLMLVISYCHEMGVVHRDVKPENILLTAAGKIQLADFGLAMRLAKGQTLCGLAGSPAYVAPEVISENYSEKVDIWSAGVLLYALLSGVLPFKGDSLDAIFEAIKKVKLDFNSGVWESVSKPARDLLSRMLTREESARITADEVLRHPWILFYTDRTLKTMCIKSKHKGQAGPPPCLQIRSLMEKVDLDGTNIEKKTTSDSQTDSSSNTEEEEEEDESGVVDVLVVAISNVRISEPKRSRVYSPTEQQHSSNLTTANTLCRAF, encoded by the exons ATGAGGAAGAAGCGGAAAGGTAGTGAAACTGACGGTTCAGAGGAATTATCATGTTCAACTGCGTCACGATCATCCAACTTCAGATCACACTTCTCTCTAGAAGGTTACGCTAGACTTAAGAAGCGTTGCAAGGAGAGTGACACTGTCGAGGAGGACTCTGTTGGTTCCTTTAAGAGACGACTCGCTGGGGTCGCGACCGCACCTCCCTGTGGTGCATCGTCTTTGGTTTCGTCAGGGAGAGGTCTGAAGAGGAAGATAGGTTGCATAGATGTCTCCACGCAGACTGGTAGGAAGAACAAGATAGACGATGACTATGTCTTCGGTCCTAGTATCGGGAAAGGTAAATTCGGATCGGTGAGGATCTGTAGGTCGAGGAACAACGGGATGGATTTTGCTTGCAAGACTCTGAAAAGGGGGGAGGAGACTGTTCACAGGGAGATTGAGATAATGCAGCATTTGTCTGGTCATCCTCGGGTTGTCACGCTGCATGCTGTGTACGAAGAGTTGGATTGTTTTCATCTTGTGATGGAGCTGTGTTCGGGTGGACGTTTGGTTGATCAGATGGTTAAGAAGGGGAAGTATTCTGAGCAGCGAGCAGCTAATGTATTCAAGGACCTTATGCTAGTTATCAGTTATTGCCACGAGATGGGAGTTGTGCATAGAGATGTAAAACCTGAGAATATTCTCCTCACAGCTGCTGGGAAGATTCAGCTTGCTGATTTTGGGCTTGCCATGAGACTTGCAAAAG GTCAAACGTTGTGTGGATTGGCAGGAAGTCCTGCTTATGTTGCACCTGAAGTTATTTCTGAAAACTATTCAGAGAAAGTCGACATTTGGAGTGCAGGAGTGCTCTTATACGCTCTCTTGTCTGGTGTACTCCCTTTCAAGGGGGACTCTCTGGATGCCATTTTCGAAGCGATAAAGAAAGTGAAGCTTGATTTCAACTCGGGTGTGTGGGAGTCCGTGTCCAAACCAGCCCGTGATCTGTTGTCAAGGATGCTAACAAGGGAAGAATCCGCCAGAATCACAGCGGATGAAGTGCTGA GGCATCCATGGATACTCTTTTACACAGACAGGACACTCAAGACGATGTGTATCAAGTCGAAGCACAAGGGTCAAGCAGGACCTCCTCCATGTCTCCAGATTCGCAGTTTGATGGAGAAAGTTGACCTAGACGGAACTAACATAGAGAAGAAGACAACATCTGATTCACAGACTGATTCATCCTCCAAcacagaagaggaggaagaagaagatgagagcgGTGTGGTGGATGTGCTTGTGGTTGCTATCTCCAACGTGAGGATCTCAGAACCAAAGAGAAGCAGAGTCTATAGTCCAACTGAACAGCAACACTCTTCTAACTTGACCACGGCTAATACACTCTGTCGAGCCTTCTGA
- the LOC108820933 gene encoding ethylene-responsive transcription factor ERF027 produces the protein MATTGLASRKKDPVYRGIRCRSGKWVCEIREPKKTTRIWLGTYPTAEMAAAAYDVAAIALKGRDAVLNFPGSVGSYPVPLSTSAADIRTAAAAAASMKGCKREEEEDKAQMNSSSFSTSRTSDHFHVHDHDMMASSSWCGTEFMDEEEFLNMPNLLADMAEGMMVAPPSWIGARPANDSPENSNDEDLWGY, from the coding sequence ATGGCTACTACCGGCTTAGCTAGCCGAAAAAAAGATCCGGTATACCGAGGCATCCGATGCCGGAGCGGGAAATGGGTCTGCGAGATCCGTGAGCCGAAGAAGACAACTCGAATCTGGCTCGGAACGTACCCCACGGCAGAGATGGCAGCCGCTGCTTACGACGTGGCTGCTATTGCTCTTAAAGGCAGAGATGCCGTCTTGAACTTCCCAGGATCCGTCGGGTCATACCCGGTTCCCTTGTCAACATCCGCAGCGGATATTCGAACTGCTGCTGCCGCGGCTGCCTCCATGAAGGGGTGtaagagagaggaggaggaggacaaAGCACAAATGAATAGTAGTAGTTTCTCAACGTCAAGAACAAGTGATCATTTCCATGTACATGATCATGACATGATGGCGTCTTCGTCATGGTGTGGGACAGAGTTCATGGACGAAGAAGAATTCTTGAATATGCCTAATTTGCTGGCTGATATGGCGGAAGGGATGATGGTTGCTCCGCCGTCATGGATAGGTGCTCGTCCAGCGAATGATTCGCCGGAGAATTCAAATGATGAGGACTTGTGGGGCTACTGA
- the LOC108822470 gene encoding E3 ubiquitin-protein ligase At1g12760 isoform X2, protein MSTETTENPSSSRRLSSDAIDQSPLLSSGDENEGSSNNGGGGGGSGNGRRSVRRQGLREAARFLSRASSGGGRGATRERSVIVREAAAEQLEERQSDWAYSRPVVVLDIVWNLAFVSVAAAVLVMSRNEHPVMPLRVWLFGYALQCVLHMVCVCVEYRRRNRMRTNRRTTSSLSSSSSSSSSMEEDALVSRRNSDEQLESESSSVAKHLESANTMFSFIWWIIGFYWVSAGGHELAQESPRIYWLSIVFLGFDVFFVVFCVALACVIGIAVCCCLPCIIAALYAVADQEGASKEDIEQLTKFKFRKVGGVNKHAGDEAQANTEGIMTECGTDSPLEHTILQEDAECCICLSAYEDGTELRELPCGHHFHCSCVDKWLYINATCPLCKYNILKSSNLDREEV, encoded by the exons ATGTCAACGGAGACTACGGAGAATCCATCATCATCTCGCCGTCTCTCCTCCGACGCCATCGATCAATCACCGTTGCTTTCGAGCGGAGATGAAAACGAGGGAAGCAGCAacaacggaggaggaggaggaggttccgGGAACGGACGGAGATCCGTGAGGAGACAAGGGCTGAGGGAAGCGGCGAGGTTTCTAAGCCGGGCGAGCAGCGGGGGAGGACGCGGCGCGACGCGTGAGCGGTCTGTGATCGTGAGGGAGGCCGCGGCGGAGCAGTTGGAGGAGAGGCAGAGCGATTGGGCCTACTCGAGGCCCGTCGTGGTGCTTGACATCGTGTGGAATCTGGCGTTTGTCTCGGTGGCTGCGGCTGTTCTGGTGATGAGCAGGAATGAGCATCCGGTCATGCCGCTTAGGGTTTGGCTATTTGGGTATGCGTTGCAGTGCGTGTTGCATAtggtttgtgtgtgtgttgagTATAGGAGGAGGAACAGGATGAGGACTAATAGGAGGACTACGTCGtcgctttcttcttcttcttcgtcttcttcctccatgGAGGAAGATGCTTTGGTTTCAAGGAGGAACTCAGATGAGCAGCTGGAGAGCGAAAGCAGCAG TGTTGCGAAGCATCTGGAATCTGCCAACACAATGTTCTCATTTATTTGGTGGATCATTGGGTTCTACTGGGTATCTGCTGGTGGCCATGAATTGGCGCAAGAATCCCCACGGATTTActg GTTGTCTATCGTCTTTTTGGGTTTCGATGTGTTCTTTGTTGTCTTCTGTGTTGCGTTGGCCTGCGTTATTGGCATTGCTGTTTGCTGTTGCCTTCCATGCATCATTGCAGCATTGTACGCTGTTGCAGATCAG GAAGGGGCGTCAAAAGAAGACATTGAGCAGCTCACCAAATTCAAGTTTCGAAAAGTTGGTGGTGTCAACAAACACGCCGGCGACGAAGCCCAAGCGAACACCGAAGGGATAATGACAGAGTGTGGTACAGATTCACCCCTTGAACATACCATTCTTCAGGAGGATGCA GAGTGTTGCATCTGTCTCTCTGCATACGAAGACGGAACCGAACTAAGGGAACTTCCGTGTGGCCATCATTTCCACTGCTCATGCGTAGACAAATGGCTGTACATAAACGCCACTTGCCCACTCTGCAAATACAACATCCTCAAGAGCAGCAACTTGGACCGTGAGGAAGTCTAG
- the LOC130498496 gene encoding uncharacterized protein LOC130498496 isoform X2, with protein MQRIIRREDSQRERFFYNVCESLLSVNPNRKNDARSLKRALDLVSPVHGQFPPILLILKPRVWRDTDCIPRWTRTRRISLPNPPSSRAFSFSRLFRPSSPLFSSSSESRKEKQKF; from the exons ATGCAGAGAATCATAAGACGAGAAGATTCCCAGAGAGAGAGGTTCTTTTACAACGTATGTGAGTCTCTtctctctgtaaaccctaaccgCAAGAACGATGCCAGGTCCCTGAAACGAGCTCTCGATCTCGTCTCCCCTGTCCATGGCCAATTCCCTCCTATCCTACTGATTCTGAAGC CAAGAGTTTGGAGAGATACAGATTGCATTCCAAGGTGGACGAGGACGAGAAGAATCTCGTTACCAAACCCGCCGTCTTCAAGGGCGTTCTCCTTCAGCAGACTCTTCAGGCCATCGTCTCCGTTATTCTCTTCAag CTCAGAGAGCAGAAAAGAAAAGCAGAAGTTTTAA
- the LOC108823082 gene encoding DEAD-box ATP-dependent RNA helicase 47, mitochondrial, producing the protein MAAVSVSTRFLVLLQDFSAFRKISWRSAAANYHRQSRLLCHVAKEDGSLTLASLELGNNSPRRSGKSKAMKLEGSFVRAATNDRMKVVKEKKPAEIVSPLFSAKSFEELGLPDSLLDSLEREGFSVPTDVQSAAVPAIIKGHDAVIQSYTGSGKTLAYLLPILSEIGPLSGKAKSGEKRAEIQAMIVAPSRELGMQIVREVEKLLGPDHRRMVQQLVGGANRMRQEEALKKNKPAIVVGTPGRIAEISKSGRLHTHGCRFLVLDEVDELLSFNFREDIHRIIEHVGRRAGAGPKGEVDERANRQTILVSATVPFSVIRAAKSWSHEPVLVQANKVTPLDTVQPTAPAISLTPTTSEADGQIQTTIQSLPPALKHFYCISKHQHKVDALRRCVHALEAQSVIAFMNHSKQLKDVVYKLEARGMSCAELHGDLGKLGRSTVLKKFKNGEVRVLVTNELSARGLDVAECDLVVNLELPTDAVHYAHRAGRTGRLGRKGTVVTVCEESQVFIVKKMEKQLGLPFEYCEFVDGELVVTEEDKAIIR; encoded by the coding sequence ATGGCAGCGGTATCTGTTTCAACTCGATTCCTTGTTCTTCTCCAAGATTTTTCAGCCTTCAGAAAGATATCATGGCGTTCTGCTGCAGCTAACTACCACCGCCAATCACGTCTCTTATGCCACGTTGCGAAAGAAGATGGTTCTCTTACTCTTGCAAGCCTTGAATTAGGGAACAACAGCCCAAGGAGATCAGGGAAGAGTAAGGCGATGAAGCTTGAGGGAAGCTTTGTAAGAGCAGCAACGAACGATAGAATGAAAGTGGTGAAGGAGAAGAAACCAGCTGAGATAGTGTCTCCTTTGTTTTCTGCAAAGTCATTTGAGGAGCTTGGCCTGCCAGATTCATTGCTAGACAGCTTGGAAAGAGAAGGTTTCTCTGTCCCAACAGATGTCCAATCCGCAGCTGTCCCTGCGATTATCAAAGGTCATGATGCGGTGATTCAGTCTTACACAGGATCCGGCAAAACCTTAGCTTATCTGCTTCCGATATTATCAGAGATCGGTCCACTCTCAGGGAAAGCTAAGAGCGGTGAGAAGAGAGCAGAGATTCAAGCAATGATCGTGGCTCCATCGAGAGAACTCGGTATGCAGATAGTAAGAGAGGTGGAGAAGCTCCTCGGACCTGATCACCGTAGAATGGTTCAGCAGTTGGTAGGTGGTGCGAACCGGATGAGGCAAGAAGAGGCGCTCAAGAAGAACAAACCGGCTATCGTTGTTGGCACTCCCGGGAGGATTGCGGAGATAAGCAAAAGCGGGAGGTTGCACACTCACGGGTGTAGATTCTTGGTGCTGGACGAAGTGGATGAGCTTTTATCTTTCAACTTCCGAGAAGATATCCATCGGATTATTGAGCATGTGGGAAGGAGAGCTGGTGCTGGTCCGAAAGGAGAAGTTGATGAACGTGCTAACCGGCAGACCATTCTTGTCTCTGCGACTGTGCCCTTCTCGGTTATTCGAGCAGCTAAGAGCTGGAGTCACGAGCCTGTTCTGGTCCAAGCCAACAAAGTCACTCCTCTTGACACCGTTCAACCAACTGCACCGGCTATCAGCTTAACTCCCACAACTTCTGAAGCTGACGGCCAGATTCAGACTACCATCCAGAGCCTACCTCCAGCGCTAAAACACTTCTACTGCATCTCAAAGCATCAACACAAAGTCGACGCCCTGAGGAGATGCGTCCACGCCCTTGAAGCCCAGTCCGTTATAGCTTTCATGAACCACTCAAAGCAGCTCAAAGACGTGGTCTACAAACTCGAAGCACGTGGTATGAGCTGCGCCGAGCTGCATGGGGATCTCGGGAAGCTAGGGAGATCAACGGTTCTGAAGAAGTTCAAGAACGGGGAAGTCAGAGTGCTCGTGACTAACGAGCTCTCTGCTCGGGGTCTTGACGTTGCGGAATGTGATCTGGTGGTGAATCTTGAACTCCCAACGGACGCGGTTCACTACGCGCATAGAGCTGGGAGGACGGGGAGGCTGGGAAGGAAAGGGACGGTGGTTACAGTGTGTGAGGAGTCGCAAGTGTTTATAgtgaagaagatggagaagcaGCTTGGTTTGCCTTTCGAGTATTGTGAGTTTGTTGATGGAGAGCTTGTTGTCACTGAGGAAGATAAAGCTATTATAAGGTGA
- the LOC108822470 gene encoding E3 ubiquitin-protein ligase At1g12760 isoform X1 codes for MSTETTENPSSSRRLSSDAIDQSPLLSSGDENEGSSNNGGGGGGSGNGRRSVRRQGLREAARFLSRASSGGGRGATRERSVIVREAAAEQLEERQSDWAYSRPVVVLDIVWNLAFVSVAAAVLVMSRNEHPVMPLRVWLFGYALQCVLHMVCVCVEYRRRNRMRTNRRTTSSLSSSSSSSSSMEEDALVSRRNSDEQLESESSSSVAKHLESANTMFSFIWWIIGFYWVSAGGHELAQESPRIYWLSIVFLGFDVFFVVFCVALACVIGIAVCCCLPCIIAALYAVADQEGASKEDIEQLTKFKFRKVGGVNKHAGDEAQANTEGIMTECGTDSPLEHTILQEDAECCICLSAYEDGTELRELPCGHHFHCSCVDKWLYINATCPLCKYNILKSSNLDREEV; via the exons ATGTCAACGGAGACTACGGAGAATCCATCATCATCTCGCCGTCTCTCCTCCGACGCCATCGATCAATCACCGTTGCTTTCGAGCGGAGATGAAAACGAGGGAAGCAGCAacaacggaggaggaggaggaggttccgGGAACGGACGGAGATCCGTGAGGAGACAAGGGCTGAGGGAAGCGGCGAGGTTTCTAAGCCGGGCGAGCAGCGGGGGAGGACGCGGCGCGACGCGTGAGCGGTCTGTGATCGTGAGGGAGGCCGCGGCGGAGCAGTTGGAGGAGAGGCAGAGCGATTGGGCCTACTCGAGGCCCGTCGTGGTGCTTGACATCGTGTGGAATCTGGCGTTTGTCTCGGTGGCTGCGGCTGTTCTGGTGATGAGCAGGAATGAGCATCCGGTCATGCCGCTTAGGGTTTGGCTATTTGGGTATGCGTTGCAGTGCGTGTTGCATAtggtttgtgtgtgtgttgagTATAGGAGGAGGAACAGGATGAGGACTAATAGGAGGACTACGTCGtcgctttcttcttcttcttcgtcttcttcctccatgGAGGAAGATGCTTTGGTTTCAAGGAGGAACTCAGATGAGCAGCTGGAGAGCGAAAGCAGCAG CAGTGTTGCGAAGCATCTGGAATCTGCCAACACAATGTTCTCATTTATTTGGTGGATCATTGGGTTCTACTGGGTATCTGCTGGTGGCCATGAATTGGCGCAAGAATCCCCACGGATTTActg GTTGTCTATCGTCTTTTTGGGTTTCGATGTGTTCTTTGTTGTCTTCTGTGTTGCGTTGGCCTGCGTTATTGGCATTGCTGTTTGCTGTTGCCTTCCATGCATCATTGCAGCATTGTACGCTGTTGCAGATCAG GAAGGGGCGTCAAAAGAAGACATTGAGCAGCTCACCAAATTCAAGTTTCGAAAAGTTGGTGGTGTCAACAAACACGCCGGCGACGAAGCCCAAGCGAACACCGAAGGGATAATGACAGAGTGTGGTACAGATTCACCCCTTGAACATACCATTCTTCAGGAGGATGCA GAGTGTTGCATCTGTCTCTCTGCATACGAAGACGGAACCGAACTAAGGGAACTTCCGTGTGGCCATCATTTCCACTGCTCATGCGTAGACAAATGGCTGTACATAAACGCCACTTGCCCACTCTGCAAATACAACATCCTCAAGAGCAGCAACTTGGACCGTGAGGAAGTCTAG
- the LOC130498496 gene encoding uncharacterized protein LOC130498496 isoform X1, with the protein MQRIIRREDSQRERFFYNVCESLLSVNPNRKNDARSLKRALDLVSPVHGQFPPILLILKPRVWRDTDCIPRWTRTRRISLPNPPSSRAFSFSRLFRPSSPLFSSREQKRKAEVLMERRTSGGVTSAP; encoded by the exons ATGCAGAGAATCATAAGACGAGAAGATTCCCAGAGAGAGAGGTTCTTTTACAACGTATGTGAGTCTCTtctctctgtaaaccctaaccgCAAGAACGATGCCAGGTCCCTGAAACGAGCTCTCGATCTCGTCTCCCCTGTCCATGGCCAATTCCCTCCTATCCTACTGATTCTGAAGC CAAGAGTTTGGAGAGATACAGATTGCATTCCAAGGTGGACGAGGACGAGAAGAATCTCGTTACCAAACCCGCCGTCTTCAAGGGCGTTCTCCTTCAGCAGACTCTTCAGGCCATCGTCTCCGTTATTCTCTTCAag AGAGCAGAAAAGAAAAGCAGAAGTTTTAATGGAGAGGAGGACTTCAGGAGGAGTAACCAGTGCTCCTTGA